One Halobacterium zhouii genomic region harbors:
- a CDS encoding TRAM domain-containing protein has product MEISDKLLCLFNAEVTVKDDEYVVEVPRSEVESGSVDPGEVYRVALIAQGGETSETTESSSNVSSTNTSGSSEPQPPVESGEVRYVEIEDIGKQGDGIARVERGYVIIVPDAEIGERVKIEVTEVKSNFAVGEIIEESV; this is encoded by the coding sequence TTGGAAATCTCTGATAAACTCCTCTGTCTGTTCAACGCTGAAGTGACCGTGAAGGACGACGAGTACGTGGTTGAGGTGCCGCGCTCGGAGGTCGAGTCGGGGTCCGTCGACCCCGGTGAGGTGTACCGCGTGGCGCTCATCGCGCAGGGCGGTGAGACGTCCGAGACGACGGAGTCGTCGTCGAACGTGTCGTCGACGAACACGAGCGGGTCCTCGGAGCCACAGCCGCCGGTCGAGTCCGGCGAGGTGCGGTACGTGGAAATCGAGGACATCGGCAAGCAGGGCGACGGCATCGCGCGCGTGGAGCGCGGGTACGTCATCATCGTGCCGGACGCGGAGATCGGCGAGCGCGTGAAGATCGAGGTGACGGAGGTGAAGTCGAACTTCGCCGTCGGTGAAATCATCGAGGAGTCGGTGTAG
- a CDS encoding YkgJ family cysteine cluster protein, translating into MEELEAELARARDLDVSDLADAIETIGFECTRCGKCCKSEDDDPHTATVFPDEVRELEDSGGQKDDDSRDVRNGEAAPTSPSQSSRDWRDVARPMPYGLDEDGSGETFEWALQTDSCGDCTFYEEGEDGTGACTVHDDRPLICRTYPFSVALGGTSQPMGEAVDEAGMVRAHECEGLGRDITREDAETLAEALKERAVTELEEAIDVRDNFSPANPGPGETVVHDSEGAKHPDGTAYEG; encoded by the coding sequence ATGGAGGAACTCGAAGCCGAACTCGCTCGCGCCCGAGATCTGGACGTGAGTGACCTCGCGGACGCCATCGAGACCATCGGCTTCGAGTGTACGCGCTGCGGGAAGTGCTGCAAGTCGGAGGACGACGACCCGCACACGGCGACTGTGTTCCCCGACGAGGTTCGGGAACTGGAGGACTCGGGCGGACAGAAGGACGACGATTCACGAGACGTCCGGAACGGCGAAGCCGCTCCGACGTCCCCCTCGCAGAGCTCGCGGGACTGGCGAGACGTCGCGCGCCCGATGCCGTACGGCCTCGACGAGGACGGGTCCGGAGAGACGTTCGAGTGGGCGCTCCAGACCGATAGCTGTGGGGACTGCACGTTCTACGAAGAAGGCGAGGACGGGACGGGCGCGTGTACGGTCCACGACGACCGCCCGTTGATCTGCCGGACGTACCCGTTCAGCGTGGCGCTCGGCGGCACCAGCCAGCCGATGGGCGAAGCAGTCGACGAGGCTGGAATGGTGCGCGCCCACGAGTGCGAAGGGCTCGGCCGCGACATCACCCGGGAGGACGCCGAAACTCTCGCCGAAGCGCTCAAGGAGCGCGCCGTGACGGAACTCGAGGAAGCCATCGACGTCCGGGACAACTTCTCGCCCGCGAACCCCGGGCCCGGTGAGACAGTCGTCCACGACTCCGAGGGCGCGAAACACCCCGACGGAACGGCCTACGAGGGGTAG
- a CDS encoding MBL fold metallo-hydrolase, giving the protein MPERYPVSVESRAPTGETNAYIVGDAERLLVDPAGHTPDLDAAVESDVGGEGCAVQAPPVEHVAVTHTHPDHVGAVAAYAAETDATVWAHTAFTDRFERATGVTPDRTFRPGDAIGDTGITVMDTPGHAPDHVAFVVDAGDGGGTHAVTGDLAFASGSVFIGADEGDMRAYLASLRRALARDFDRLHPGHGPVVENPGERLRWLYGHRRDRERSVRRAVESGAATVPEILDAAYEKDLDGVRDLAAETVRAHLEKLRVEGKVEWDGSRVTPRD; this is encoded by the coding sequence GTGCCCGAACGCTACCCCGTGTCGGTGGAGTCGCGTGCGCCGACTGGCGAGACGAACGCCTACATCGTCGGTGACGCTGAACGCCTACTCGTCGATCCCGCAGGCCACACGCCGGACCTCGACGCCGCCGTCGAATCCGACGTCGGCGGGGAGGGGTGTGCCGTGCAGGCCCCACCCGTCGAACACGTCGCTGTCACGCACACCCACCCCGACCACGTCGGCGCGGTCGCCGCGTACGCCGCCGAAACAGACGCGACCGTGTGGGCGCACACCGCGTTCACCGACCGGTTCGAGCGCGCGACCGGCGTCACACCTGACCGCACATTCCGACCGGGTGACGCCATCGGTGACACTGGCATCACTGTGATGGACACGCCCGGACACGCTCCCGACCACGTCGCGTTCGTCGTCGACGCCGGGGACGGTGGCGGCACCCACGCCGTCACGGGCGACCTGGCGTTCGCGTCGGGCAGCGTGTTCATCGGCGCCGACGAGGGCGACATGCGCGCCTACCTCGCGTCGCTCCGCCGTGCGCTCGCACGGGACTTCGACCGTCTTCACCCCGGCCACGGTCCCGTCGTCGAGAACCCGGGCGAGCGCCTGCGCTGGCTGTACGGCCACCGGCGCGACCGCGAACGTAGCGTCCGCCGCGCGGTCGAGTCCGGCGCGGCGACGGTGCCCGAAATCCTCGACGCGGCCTACGAGAAGGACCTGGACGGCGTCCGGGACCTCGCGGCGGAAACCGTGCGCGCGCACCTCGAGAAACTGCGCGTCGAGGGCAAAGTCGAGTGGGACGGCTCTCGGGTGACTCCCAGAGACTGA
- a CDS encoding MarR family transcriptional regulator, translated as MSTSLSENRSLIQDDQEFRDQLRDLPPSAKLVAKVLEADAPLSQGDLAEESLLPDRTVRYALNRLEDVGLVASRYSFEDARKQVYYLDG; from the coding sequence ATGAGTACGTCTCTCTCGGAGAACCGCTCGCTCATCCAGGACGACCAGGAGTTCCGTGACCAACTCCGCGACCTCCCGCCCAGCGCGAAACTCGTCGCGAAGGTCCTCGAAGCCGACGCGCCGCTCTCTCAGGGCGACCTCGCCGAGGAGTCTCTCCTCCCCGACCGGACGGTCCGCTACGCACTCAACCGTCTCGAGGACGTCGGCCTCGTCGCCTCCCGGTACAGTTTCGAGGACGCGCGCAAGCAAGTGTACTACCTCGACGGCTGA
- a CDS encoding PPOX class F420-dependent oxidoreductase: MVEIPAEYHDLFEKQSFLSLGTLTPDGVPHVTPVWVDYDGEHLLVNTARGRRKEKNLRQNADVGGCILDPDDPYRYVGFQGDVVELTTDGAVEHIDELARRYMDVEEYPHHGEEGGERVLVRIEPTRVFG, translated from the coding sequence ATGGTCGAGATTCCAGCGGAGTACCACGACCTCTTCGAGAAGCAGTCGTTTCTCAGTCTCGGCACGCTCACGCCGGATGGTGTCCCCCACGTCACGCCGGTCTGGGTCGACTACGACGGCGAGCATCTGCTTGTGAACACGGCGCGGGGTCGGCGTAAGGAGAAGAACCTCCGCCAGAACGCCGACGTCGGCGGGTGCATCCTCGACCCTGATGACCCGTACCGGTACGTCGGTTTCCAGGGCGACGTCGTCGAACTCACCACTGACGGCGCGGTCGAGCACATCGACGAACTCGCGCGTCGGTACATGGACGTCGAGGAGTACCCCCACCACGGCGAGGAAGGCGGTGAGCGGGTGCTCGTTCGGATCGAACCGACTCGCGTGTTCGGGTAG
- a CDS encoding class I SAM-dependent methyltransferase: MKGQEWYQASEVAEEYDEKRFSRGGRLIDRREKEAVLDALEPVAGKRVLEIACGTGRFTVMLAERDANVTGLDISGPMLQEGRQKAHQSGVADHLEFMRGDAARLPFPDDHFDTVFAMRFFHLADTPAKFLSEMARVSKDQVFFDTFNRFSTRSLYNWLLPMGSRLYSAGEVERLVEGAGLHLADDDHDFVVPYGFYRKVPDWVADPVRNADITIGRSFAGNALASVSYWDARV; this comes from the coding sequence GTGAAGGGACAGGAGTGGTACCAGGCTTCCGAGGTCGCCGAGGAGTACGACGAGAAGCGATTCTCCCGCGGCGGCCGGCTCATCGACCGACGGGAGAAAGAGGCCGTGCTGGACGCCCTCGAGCCAGTGGCGGGGAAGCGAGTGCTCGAGATTGCGTGCGGGACGGGCCGGTTCACGGTGATGCTCGCCGAGCGAGACGCGAACGTCACGGGACTCGACATCTCGGGGCCGATGCTCCAGGAGGGCCGTCAGAAGGCCCACCAGTCGGGCGTCGCGGACCACCTCGAGTTCATGCGCGGCGACGCCGCCCGCCTGCCGTTCCCGGACGATCACTTCGACACCGTGTTCGCGATGCGGTTCTTCCACCTCGCAGACACCCCGGCGAAGTTCCTCTCCGAGATGGCCCGCGTCTCCAAGGACCAGGTGTTCTTCGACACGTTCAACCGGTTCAGCACGCGTTCGCTGTACAACTGGCTGCTGCCGATGGGGTCGCGGCTCTACTCGGCCGGCGAGGTCGAGCGACTCGTCGAGGGTGCAGGTCTCCACCTCGCGGACGACGACCACGACTTCGTCGTCCCCTACGGGTTCTACCGGAAGGTGCCCGACTGGGTGGCCGATCCGGTGCGGAACGCCGACATCACCATCGGGAGGTCGTTCGCTGGGAACGCGCTCGCGTCGGTGTCGTACTGGGACGCGCGGGTGTAG
- a CDS encoding glycosyltransferase family 2 protein — MDVSVVVPTLNGRDALAASLDALAANAPDAEVIVANGPSADGTSGLARDHDATDVLLELSERNLNASRNAGIGVTSGDVVAFVGHDSRVRDGWLESVEDTLAAGADAVTGPVHRRVEGGVTTESLEQSTICGRDVTYFDGGNVAFTRQAVDALDGFDEYLQTGAARDAAHRLAGMGRSVVWEPDAVVLREEKDDIVHRLPEDADESAWGLKYRALGYRLAKNYGMSARVAFRAARLAVGDAASLGADVLRGSAKLSAWAAAAATIVPGTWFGAQDGMNARMADRSPRRNPNGVSSRMDRAMVRYDC, encoded by the coding sequence ATGGATGTCTCGGTGGTGGTGCCGACGCTCAACGGCCGCGACGCACTCGCCGCGTCACTCGACGCGCTCGCGGCCAACGCCCCCGACGCCGAGGTCATCGTCGCCAACGGACCGTCGGCGGACGGCACGTCGGGGTTGGCCCGCGACCACGACGCGACCGACGTCCTTCTGGAACTTTCCGAGCGCAACCTCAACGCCTCCCGGAACGCGGGCATCGGCGTAACGTCCGGCGACGTCGTGGCGTTCGTCGGCCACGACTCCCGGGTTCGCGACGGCTGGCTCGAGAGCGTCGAGGACACTCTCGCGGCCGGCGCGGACGCGGTTACCGGTCCGGTCCACCGGCGCGTCGAGGGCGGGGTTACCACCGAGTCGCTCGAGCAGTCGACCATCTGCGGACGGGACGTGACGTACTTCGACGGCGGCAACGTCGCGTTCACGCGTCAGGCCGTCGACGCGCTCGACGGCTTCGACGAGTACCTCCAGACGGGTGCGGCCCGCGACGCCGCCCACCGCCTCGCCGGGATGGGTCGGTCGGTCGTCTGGGAACCCGACGCGGTGGTGCTCCGCGAGGAGAAAGACGACATCGTCCACCGTCTCCCGGAGGACGCGGACGAGTCCGCGTGGGGGTTGAAGTACCGCGCGCTCGGCTACCGGCTCGCGAAGAACTACGGGATGAGCGCGCGCGTCGCGTTCCGCGCCGCGCGACTCGCAGTGGGGGACGCGGCGTCGCTGGGCGCGGACGTGCTCCGCGGGAGCGCGAAACTTTCGGCGTGGGCCGCCGCCGCCGCCACTATCGTTCCGGGGACGTGGTTCGGCGCGCAGGACGGCATGAACGCCCGGATGGCCGACCGGAGTCCGCGACGGAACCCGAACGGCGTCTCCTCGCGCATGGACCGCGCGATGGTCCGCTACGACTGCTGA
- a CDS encoding amidohydrolase family protein has protein sequence MLELEHGFRVVDTHARLHAGPGRPIRGRTIDGEDLEREMHQAGVVRSVVFPGPQKGEQGYLRANNAVARQAVERSFIAFARIDGPRTPGDGATSRLRNIRSSRHEWQTSPEDIEQYAYDDRFHGFKLDPVQDGVPDDDVLAVLEDVDLPVLVHGGRGFTPDELASSLLEREFPVVLAHFGGHPLERELMHEAIGLLDAHDDLYLDTATVRYRELLERAITEHPDRVLFGSGAPATHPNVAAMEMLTLDVTEDAMRKVFGKNAARVIPGLDHE, from the coding sequence ATGCTCGAACTGGAGCACGGGTTCCGCGTCGTGGACACGCACGCCCGCCTCCACGCCGGCCCCGGGCGACCCATCCGAGGTCGCACCATCGACGGCGAGGACCTCGAACGCGAGATGCACCAGGCGGGCGTGGTGCGTTCGGTCGTGTTCCCCGGCCCGCAGAAGGGCGAACAGGGGTACTTGCGCGCGAACAACGCAGTCGCACGGCAGGCAGTCGAGCGGTCGTTCATCGCGTTCGCGCGCATCGACGGCCCCCGCACGCCCGGCGACGGCGCGACCTCGCGTCTGCGGAACATCCGGAGTTCCCGCCACGAGTGGCAGACCTCGCCGGAGGACATCGAACAGTACGCGTACGACGACCGGTTCCACGGCTTCAAACTCGACCCCGTACAGGACGGGGTACCGGACGACGACGTGCTCGCGGTTCTCGAGGACGTCGACCTGCCGGTGCTGGTCCACGGCGGACGGGGGTTCACGCCGGACGAACTCGCGTCGTCGCTGCTGGAACGCGAGTTCCCCGTCGTGCTCGCGCACTTCGGCGGTCACCCGCTCGAACGTGAGTTGATGCACGAGGCCATCGGCCTGCTCGACGCCCACGACGACCTCTACCTCGACACCGCGACGGTGCGCTACCGCGAACTCCTGGAGCGCGCCATCACGGAGCACCCGGACCGCGTGCTGTTCGGGAGCGGCGCGCCCGCCACGCACCCGAACGTCGCGGCCATGGAGATGCTGACCCTGGACGTTACGGAGGACGCCATGCGGAAGGTGTTCGGGAAGAATGCTGCGCGCGTAATTCCGGGACTCGACCACGAGTAG
- a CDS encoding TetR/AcrR family transcriptional regulator encodes MGGVDLTDTERELIEATGDALAKHGVAGVTTQKIADEWGRTQSLVHYYYDTKEDLIVAYVEYLRDGVRSEYVERDDDPPLARIEWLVTDDFEHQPDGSQQVNVLYDLHGEAPHNDRYRAALNDFEADGREFVEDAIRDGIEDGTFRDVDPEAAALFVLSASDGALLRTVSLRRDDDAALFRAGAEQYVTNVLLTDDAREQWRGFAEES; translated from the coding sequence ATGGGTGGCGTCGATCTGACCGACACGGAACGAGAACTGATCGAAGCGACGGGCGACGCGCTCGCCAAGCACGGTGTCGCGGGCGTGACCACGCAGAAGATCGCCGACGAGTGGGGGCGCACGCAGTCCCTCGTCCACTACTACTACGACACCAAGGAGGACCTCATCGTCGCGTACGTCGAGTACCTCCGCGACGGCGTCCGCAGCGAGTACGTCGAGCGAGACGACGACCCACCGCTCGCCCGCATCGAGTGGCTCGTCACCGACGACTTCGAGCACCAGCCGGACGGCTCACAGCAGGTCAACGTGCTCTACGACCTCCACGGCGAGGCGCCACACAACGACCGCTACCGCGCCGCGCTGAACGACTTCGAGGCGGACGGCCGCGAGTTCGTCGAGGACGCCATCCGTGACGGCATCGAGGACGGGACGTTCCGCGACGTCGACCCCGAGGCCGCCGCGCTGTTCGTCCTGTCGGCGAGCGACGGCGCGCTCCTCCGAACCGTCTCGCTCCGCCGCGACGACGACGCCGCACTGTTCCGAGCGGGCGCCGAACAGTACGTCACTAACGTCCTCCTCACCGACGACGCGCGCGAACAGTGGCGCGGATTCGCGGAGGAGTCCTGA
- a CDS encoding MFS transporter, which produces MALKRTLSHRAFRRLWFGQLASRIGDSIHEIALIWVVYEVTGDPMLLSLTFAASFVPTVLLSLPAGVVVDRVNRKYVLVGSDLARAAAVLAIPLVGRGPLLIPTVLAVAVFTGVADAVDGPARGAFVPRLVPDEDLDGANSLVGMTRSLSQVLFAAGGVVVAAFGSFAAFYVDAGTFLVSALFVATISSEYGVPDREESGDADDVVDVMRDGASRLVDDVRDVLGFVRKRPLLRNVLVLSVVLQFAVAPVNVALPVYAPSLPIRDSLALGVLYSAFFTGMTAGMLGIGRFEDAIDESRGHVLVAGMLGFGVSLAAAVLVIPASLVAVAGVVGLFAVAGLGFAAATAPGRTLAQLLVPDERRGRYTAVASTLGSGAFVVGLLLTGPLVSLVSAQHTLIGVGAFVAVTGVVAAFQPLGRAHHEASTSDHGSSPGESTVDTD; this is translated from the coding sequence ATGGCGCTCAAACGCACTCTCTCGCACCGCGCGTTCCGCCGACTCTGGTTCGGGCAACTCGCGTCCCGCATCGGCGACAGCATCCACGAGATAGCGCTCATCTGGGTCGTCTACGAGGTGACCGGCGACCCGATGCTCCTGTCGCTGACCTTCGCCGCGAGTTTTGTCCCGACCGTACTACTCTCACTGCCCGCGGGCGTGGTCGTGGACCGCGTGAACCGAAAGTACGTGCTCGTCGGCTCCGACCTCGCGCGCGCCGCTGCCGTGCTGGCGATTCCGCTGGTCGGGCGCGGCCCCCTGCTCATCCCGACGGTGCTCGCCGTCGCAGTCTTCACCGGCGTTGCGGACGCCGTGGACGGCCCCGCTCGGGGCGCGTTCGTCCCGCGACTCGTCCCCGACGAGGACCTCGACGGCGCGAACTCGCTCGTCGGGATGACCCGCTCGCTCTCCCAGGTGTTGTTCGCGGCGGGCGGCGTCGTCGTCGCGGCGTTCGGGTCGTTCGCCGCGTTCTACGTGGACGCCGGGACGTTCCTCGTCTCAGCGCTGTTCGTCGCCACCATCTCGAGCGAGTACGGCGTCCCCGACCGCGAGGAGAGCGGAGACGCTGACGACGTCGTCGACGTGATGCGCGACGGCGCGTCCCGACTGGTCGACGACGTTCGCGACGTCCTCGGATTCGTTCGGAAACGACCCCTGCTCCGGAACGTACTCGTGTTGAGTGTCGTCCTACAGTTTGCCGTCGCGCCGGTGAACGTCGCGCTGCCGGTGTACGCCCCCAGCCTTCCGATACGCGATAGCCTCGCACTCGGCGTGCTGTACTCGGCGTTCTTCACGGGAATGACGGCTGGCATGCTCGGCATCGGACGGTTCGAGGACGCCATCGACGAGTCGCGGGGGCACGTCCTCGTCGCCGGCATGCTCGGATTCGGTGTCAGTCTCGCCGCCGCCGTCCTGGTGATTCCCGCGTCGCTGGTCGCCGTCGCTGGCGTCGTCGGCCTGTTCGCCGTCGCCGGTCTCGGGTTCGCCGCCGCGACCGCTCCGGGGCGGACGCTCGCCCAGTTACTCGTCCCCGACGAACGCCGCGGGCGCTACACCGCCGTCGCGAGCACGCTTGGGTCGGGCGCGTTCGTCGTCGGACTCCTCCTGACGGGACCGCTCGTGAGTCTGGTCAGCGCCCAACACACGCTCATCGGGGTCGGCGCGTTCGTCGCGGTCACCGGCGTCGTCGCCGCCTTCCAGCCACTCGGCCGCGCGCACCACGAGGCCAGCACGAGCGACCACGGCTCGTCTCCCGGCGAATCGACGGTGGACACCGACTGA
- a CDS encoding APC family permease, whose protein sequence is MGEQLGLTECVSMALGGMIGGGIYAVLGVTARITMGATWFAFVLAGIVALCAGYSYIRLNALGDRRGGSVSFVQQFVGNSTLAGMVGWTLLFGYVGSMAMYAFAFAEFAIGFSFVPHQLLGLPIRPVVSVLAVTLFVAMNLLGARTTGSAENVLVVVKVAVLLSFGVFGMVYATMLSDTTMSYGFGQFTSVGPIVAAAISFVAFQGWQLLFYDQESITDSVDTIRKAVYVSIPAAVVIYVLVAVVTVNLAPQALKQHPHVALADAASAMLTVFGLSSLGFVVISLSALFSTGSAINATLFSAGHFAKRLISGDLLPDRLGDADAQGLPSKTVLALGAVTALFTAYGSLGAITSFASLAFIVVFGGVSVLAFRERDQADIHPAPPAVGAIGALGFAPLMLYNLYTNQPNTFWLVVVLTVVAVAVELLYFERGDIERELGEFEERVNSRL, encoded by the coding sequence ATGGGTGAGCAACTGGGGCTCACTGAATGTGTCTCGATGGCGCTCGGGGGAATGATCGGCGGTGGCATCTATGCCGTGCTCGGCGTCACCGCCCGGATAACGATGGGTGCGACGTGGTTCGCGTTCGTGCTCGCGGGCATCGTCGCCCTCTGTGCGGGTTACTCGTACATCAGGCTGAACGCACTCGGTGACCGGCGAGGCGGGTCCGTCTCGTTCGTCCAACAGTTCGTCGGCAACTCGACGCTCGCTGGCATGGTCGGCTGGACGCTGCTGTTCGGCTACGTCGGTTCGATGGCGATGTACGCGTTCGCGTTCGCGGAGTTCGCCATCGGCTTCTCGTTCGTCCCACACCAGTTGCTCGGGTTGCCGATTCGCCCGGTCGTCTCCGTCCTCGCAGTAACGCTGTTCGTCGCGATGAACCTGCTCGGCGCGCGAACCACCGGTTCCGCGGAGAACGTACTGGTCGTCGTGAAGGTTGCCGTCCTGCTCTCGTTCGGCGTGTTCGGGATGGTGTACGCGACGATGCTCTCCGACACCACGATGTCCTACGGCTTCGGACAGTTCACCTCCGTCGGTCCCATCGTGGCCGCCGCCATCTCCTTCGTCGCGTTCCAGGGGTGGCAACTGCTGTTCTACGACCAGGAGAGCATCACGGACAGCGTCGACACGATTCGGAAGGCGGTGTACGTCTCCATCCCTGCCGCCGTCGTCATCTACGTGCTCGTCGCCGTCGTCACCGTGAACCTCGCGCCGCAGGCGCTCAAACAGCACCCGCACGTCGCGCTCGCGGACGCCGCCTCCGCGATGCTCACCGTGTTCGGTCTCTCCAGTCTCGGGTTCGTCGTCATCTCGCTGTCCGCGCTGTTCTCCACGGGGAGCGCCATCAACGCCACGCTGTTCTCCGCGGGGCACTTCGCCAAACGCCTCATCAGCGGCGACCTGCTTCCAGACCGATTGGGCGACGCCGACGCTCAGGGCCTTCCCTCGAAGACGGTGCTCGCACTCGGCGCCGTCACCGCTCTGTTCACCGCCTACGGCAGTCTCGGCGCCATCACGTCGTTCGCGTCACTCGCGTTCATCGTCGTCTTCGGCGGCGTCAGCGTTCTCGCGTTCCGCGAGCGAGACCAGGCCGACATTCATCCCGCGCCGCCCGCAGTCGGCGCAATCGGTGCGCTCGGATTCGCACCGCTGATGCTGTACAATCTGTACACAAACCAGCCCAACACGTTCTGGCTGGTCGTCGTGCTCACTGTCGTCGCCGTCGCCGTCGAACTGCTGTACTTCGAGCGCGGGGACATCGAGCGAGAACTCGGCGAGTTCGAGGAGCGCGTCAACTCGCGGCTCTGA
- a CDS encoding trimeric intracellular cation channel family protein has product MVTAFDAMNAVGLVAFAMVGSLKAAEREFDVLGVAVLGVLTALGGGATRDVLVGRVPAVLQSTADVGFALLGVVVAVLLARQVGGGLLDHPAVMLPDAVGLAAFATTGALVGHSAGVSPFGVVVLATVTGVGGGLISDVLLQRVPFVLAEDFYATCAVAGSTAFWVVVTAGYGTAVAAAVCGGLTLSLRVLAIRYEWRLPTVRLRAAS; this is encoded by the coding sequence GTGGTGACGGCCTTCGACGCGATGAACGCAGTCGGTCTCGTCGCGTTCGCCATGGTCGGGTCACTGAAGGCCGCCGAACGCGAGTTCGACGTCCTCGGCGTCGCCGTGCTCGGCGTGTTGACCGCGCTCGGCGGTGGCGCGACGCGGGACGTGCTCGTCGGGCGAGTGCCCGCCGTGTTGCAGTCCACGGCTGACGTCGGCTTCGCGCTGCTCGGTGTCGTCGTCGCCGTGTTGCTCGCGCGGCAGGTCGGCGGCGGCCTGCTCGACCACCCAGCCGTGATGCTCCCGGACGCAGTCGGACTGGCAGCGTTCGCGACAACCGGTGCGCTCGTCGGGCACAGCGCCGGCGTGTCGCCGTTCGGCGTGGTCGTGCTCGCCACCGTCACGGGCGTCGGGGGCGGCCTGATTTCGGACGTGCTCCTCCAGCGGGTCCCGTTCGTGCTCGCCGAGGACTTCTACGCGACGTGTGCCGTCGCCGGGAGTACAGCGTTCTGGGTGGTCGTCACGGCTGGCTACGGTACTGCAGTCGCAGCGGCCGTCTGTGGCGGTCTCACGCTTTCGCTACGCGTGCTCGCCATCCGGTACGAGTGGCGACTGCCGACGGTGCGGCTCAGAGCCGCGAGTTGA
- a CDS encoding SAM hydrolase/SAM-dependent halogenase family protein, with product MITLSSDFGTPYPASMKGVILQHADARLVDVAHDFPRQDVHAAAFWLREVLPHFPPAVHLAVVDPGVGTDRKAVVVRAGEHAIVAPDNGVAMPAARALADAATGAADAGDEGDREDPPDVEVFEIRVEDPASSTFHGRDVFAPAAADVHERGVRVLHEHDRYAPVSDPVELSFPEPSLASDVARGKVLVVDGFGNAVTNLPGNLLADRFGEYVEVNGDRVPVEHTYAAVNPDERLVTVGSHGNVELAANRGRGDEAFGVTSRSQVELTW from the coding sequence ATGATAACGCTGAGTTCGGACTTCGGGACGCCGTATCCGGCGTCGATGAAGGGCGTGATACTCCAGCACGCGGACGCCCGACTCGTCGACGTCGCCCACGACTTCCCCCGGCAGGACGTACACGCGGCGGCGTTCTGGCTCCGCGAGGTGCTGCCCCACTTCCCACCGGCGGTCCACCTCGCGGTGGTCGACCCGGGTGTGGGCACCGACAGGAAGGCGGTGGTCGTTCGCGCTGGCGAGCACGCCATCGTCGCGCCCGATAACGGCGTGGCGATGCCGGCCGCTCGCGCGCTCGCAGACGCTGCAACCGGCGCTGCCGACGCCGGGGACGAGGGTGACAGGGAGGACCCGCCGGACGTCGAGGTGTTCGAGATCCGCGTCGAGGACCCCGCGAGTTCGACGTTCCACGGCCGGGACGTGTTCGCGCCTGCGGCGGCGGACGTCCACGAGCGCGGCGTCCGCGTGCTCCACGAGCACGACCGCTACGCGCCGGTGTCCGACCCCGTCGAGTTGTCGTTCCCGGAGCCGTCGCTGGCGAGCGACGTCGCGCGCGGCAAGGTGCTCGTCGTCGACGGGTTCGGGAACGCGGTCACGAATCTGCCGGGCAACCTGCTCGCCGACCGGTTCGGGGAGTACGTCGAGGTAAACGGCGACCGCGTGCCCGTCGAACACACGTACGCCGCCGTGAACCCCGACGAGCGACTCGTCACCGTCGGAAGCCACGGGAACGTCGAACTCGCGGCGAACCGCGGGCGCGGCGACGAAGCGTTCGGCGTGACGTCCAGAAGCCAGGTGGAACTGACGTGGTGA
- a CDS encoding nicotinamide-nucleotide adenylyltransferase, translated as MTRGFYIGRFQPYHNGHHRVVEQIATEVDELVVGIGSAGDSHSTRNPFTAGERIMMITKALVDFDLVTYVVPIEDLERNAVWVSHVQSMSPNFDVAYSNNPLVIRLFGEAGVEVRQSPMFDRDVLEGTEIRDRMVADDDWQDLVPPSVVEVIEESDGIDRIQQVSDTDTNGE; from the coding sequence ATGACCCGCGGATTCTACATCGGCCGGTTCCAGCCGTACCACAACGGCCACCACCGGGTCGTCGAGCAGATCGCCACGGAGGTCGACGAACTCGTCGTCGGCATCGGGAGCGCGGGCGACTCCCACTCGACCCGGAATCCGTTCACGGCGGGCGAACGCATCATGATGATAACGAAGGCCCTCGTGGACTTCGACCTGGTGACGTACGTGGTTCCCATCGAGGACCTGGAGCGCAACGCGGTGTGGGTGAGCCACGTGCAGTCGATGAGTCCGAACTTCGACGTGGCGTACTCGAACAACCCGCTCGTCATCCGCCTGTTCGGCGAGGCGGGCGTAGAGGTCAGGCAGTCTCCGATGTTCGACCGCGACGTCCTGGAGGGGACCGAGATCCGCGACCGGATGGTGGCCGACGACGACTGGCAGGACCTCGTGCCGCCGTCCGTGGTGGAGGTCATCGAGGAGAGCGACGGCATCGACCGCATCCAGCAGGTCAGCGACACGGACACGAACGGCGAGTGA